The Gemmata palustris genome includes a region encoding these proteins:
- a CDS encoding glycosyltransferase, producing the protein MSIQFSVVLPSRERVPLLTQCLQSIADTTADLSSVEVLVGIDRDDSKTVEASHKLRRQFPFVRFFSGEQQSNLSVGYYTPLALRSTGKFVQLLNDDTLFATKGWNIVALELLNSFQKHPDGILLGCPHDDTGCAYSCFPVLSRQAILALGHAINPAFGSWGGDVQLDMVFAALGRKVPLPYDIKHLCRHNRTRGIDRVQARMPRLTRGYPYEETVKNDTERLRKIIDENTR; encoded by the coding sequence GTGAGCATTCAATTTTCTGTCGTCCTTCCCTCACGCGAGCGCGTACCCCTCTTGACTCAGTGCCTTCAGTCGATCGCGGACACCACCGCAGACCTTTCGTCGGTAGAGGTGCTCGTGGGCATCGACCGCGACGATTCCAAAACGGTCGAAGCATCACACAAGTTGCGGCGGCAGTTCCCTTTCGTTCGATTTTTCAGCGGCGAACAGCAGAGCAATTTAAGCGTTGGATACTACACCCCCCTCGCTCTTCGCAGCACGGGCAAATTTGTACAGTTGCTAAACGACGACACACTTTTCGCCACTAAAGGCTGGAATATCGTAGCCCTGGAATTGCTGAATAGTTTTCAGAAGCACCCGGACGGCATTCTGCTCGGTTGCCCGCACGATGACACCGGGTGCGCGTACAGTTGCTTTCCAGTGCTGTCACGGCAAGCAATTTTGGCGTTGGGGCACGCGATCAACCCCGCGTTTGGCTCGTGGGGCGGGGATGTTCAGTTAGACATGGTGTTCGCAGCTTTAGGGCGTAAAGTGCCGTTACCCTACGACATCAAGCATTTGTGCCGTCACAATCGCACCAGGGGCATCGACAGGGTTCAGGCGCGAATGCCAAGGTTGACTCGCGGATACCCCTACGAAGAAACCGTAAAAAACGACACGGAGCGTTTGCGAAAAATTATTGACGAGAACACTAGATAG
- a CDS encoding HK97 gp10 family phage protein: MLEKLSKGLRNKAMRIALNKASSPVKAKIVAAAPNRFGFLKKSIRIRLQNYQNKQVWVSVIGPSRSFVRKKGKFKRGKKKGQPKNHRPANYSHLVDQGTRFIRGRHFIQRSYGRAFRSTFIIELRRQVELLLPKRK, encoded by the coding sequence GTGCTTGAGAAACTCAGTAAGGGCTTGCGAAACAAGGCAATGCGCATTGCGCTGAACAAGGCTTCTTCGCCCGTCAAAGCGAAGATCGTTGCAGCAGCCCCAAACCGCTTCGGCTTCTTAAAGAAATCTATTCGCATCCGGTTACAGAACTACCAAAACAAGCAAGTTTGGGTTTCGGTCATTGGTCCGTCGCGGAGTTTCGTGAGGAAGAAAGGGAAGTTCAAACGCGGGAAGAAGAAGGGACAGCCGAAGAACCACCGACCCGCGAACTACTCGCACTTGGTAGACCAGGGCACACGATTCATCCGAGGCAGGCACTTCATTCAGCGTTCTTACGGTCGCGCGTTCCGCAGCACATTCATCATTGAACTCAGACGGCAAGTCGAATTGTTGCTCCCGAAACGAAAGTGA
- a CDS encoding recombinase family protein gives MALGYSYKRFSSPEQAKGRSLERQTEFAKQWCERNKVQLDASLHMTDAGVPSAKGQNLVNPDVHALAGFIQAVRNKRVQSGSFLICESFDRLSRAHWRLALPPLMELINAGIRLVQLAPEQIIDDKTDAFGLIGLIITLARGQNESDMKSTRSAHVWQDRRKKAREKGKPVGGVIPGWCEYRDEKIVANTERAAVVRRIFKLASSGNSLRSITKILNGEEVKPFSEGRRKMPPKTWADPMVYNILRNRNVLGEYQPHKGRWIDNNREREGEVIKNYYPQVVTEEQWHATRHAIEKRRTSDRGRRSKHVNLFTGLLWDVTSDGRMSYWHEPGRAPKIFPTDMKTGRDKEGATWKTFNSRIFEQAVLSQLVELKASDVMPGQDATQVEVLAGRLTEVEQGILILKSQIEARPVLAATLGNALANELEKQRKIGEELADAQRLAASPMSEAFGQFKKIAGQTETEEQRKRVRTAILRIIESIKILIVGKGRHSRTRMAYVFVRFVGGAMRVCLILHQQAGNRAKEAWSVGSIREEEMPNELNWQETEKRTLDNWSLFESFRGVLPVSVPGMVGTTTWVAVEIPAGEKWSGETLEFDSQIFDLLVFEGKERSEVVREVVRLVRGNESEEFSFQVRGTSLFVRRDKEDDTVLVSPLEFLS, from the coding sequence ATGGCACTGGGTTACTCCTACAAGCGGTTCAGTTCTCCTGAGCAAGCGAAGGGGCGGTCGCTGGAGCGCCAAACGGAATTTGCGAAGCAGTGGTGCGAGCGGAACAAAGTCCAACTCGACGCATCGCTACACATGACCGATGCGGGTGTGCCTTCCGCCAAGGGACAGAATTTGGTGAACCCCGATGTTCACGCGCTGGCGGGTTTCATTCAAGCGGTTCGGAACAAGCGGGTGCAGTCAGGTTCGTTCCTCATCTGCGAATCATTCGACCGACTGAGCCGCGCCCACTGGCGGTTAGCCCTGCCGCCGTTGATGGAACTGATCAACGCGGGCATTCGGCTAGTGCAACTCGCCCCCGAACAAATCATTGACGATAAGACCGACGCATTTGGTCTGATTGGTTTAATAATTACGCTCGCTCGGGGACAGAATGAATCGGACATGAAGTCCACACGCAGCGCCCATGTGTGGCAGGATCGGCGGAAGAAAGCCCGCGAGAAGGGGAAGCCGGTCGGCGGGGTGATTCCCGGTTGGTGCGAGTACCGAGACGAGAAGATTGTCGCGAACACGGAACGGGCTGCGGTCGTTCGCCGGATTTTCAAACTCGCGTCTTCCGGCAACAGCCTTCGCTCCATCACCAAAATTCTGAACGGTGAAGAAGTGAAGCCGTTCAGCGAGGGTCGGCGGAAAATGCCTCCGAAGACATGGGCTGACCCGATGGTTTACAACATCCTCAGAAACCGGAATGTGCTCGGAGAGTACCAACCGCACAAGGGTCGGTGGATCGACAACAACCGCGAACGCGAAGGTGAGGTAATCAAAAATTATTACCCGCAGGTGGTCACTGAGGAGCAGTGGCACGCGACCCGACACGCGATCGAAAAGCGGCGCACCTCCGACCGGGGGCGAAGGAGCAAACACGTTAACTTGTTCACCGGGTTGCTGTGGGATGTGACATCGGACGGTCGAATGAGTTACTGGCACGAACCGGGACGAGCGCCGAAGATCTTCCCCACGGACATGAAGACCGGGCGGGACAAAGAAGGTGCTACTTGGAAGACATTCAACTCTCGGATTTTCGAGCAGGCGGTTTTGTCCCAACTGGTCGAACTCAAGGCGTCCGATGTGATGCCCGGTCAGGACGCTACGCAAGTCGAGGTATTGGCGGGGCGGCTGACAGAAGTGGAGCAGGGGATACTGATTTTAAAGTCGCAGATTGAAGCGCGTCCGGTGCTCGCCGCTACCCTTGGGAACGCCCTCGCGAACGAACTCGAAAAGCAACGGAAGATCGGAGAGGAGTTGGCGGACGCACAGCGGTTAGCGGCTTCGCCGATGTCGGAAGCGTTCGGGCAGTTCAAAAAGATTGCGGGTCAGACCGAAACGGAAGAGCAGCGGAAGCGGGTGCGGACGGCAATCCTGAGAATTATCGAGTCGATTAAAATTCTGATCGTGGGGAAGGGGAGGCACAGCCGTACCCGCATGGCTTATGTGTTCGTGCGGTTCGTCGGTGGTGCGATGCGCGTGTGCTTGATTCTGCACCAGCAAGCTGGCAACCGTGCAAAGGAAGCGTGGTCGGTCGGTTCGATTCGTGAAGAAGAAATGCCCAACGAACTGAACTGGCAGGAAACGGAAAAGCGGACATTGGACAACTGGAGTTTGTTTGAATCGTTCAGAGGCGTGTTACCGGTGAGCGTGCCCGGAATGGTGGGGACTACCACTTGGGTTGCTGTCGAGATTCCTGCAGGTGAAAAGTGGTCGGGCGAGACTTTGGAGTTTGATTCGCAAATCTTCGATCTTCTGGTTTTCGAGGGGAAAGAGCGTTCGGAGGTGGTGCGGGAAGTGGTGCGGTTGGTGCGGGGGAACGAGAGCGAAGAATTTAGTTTCCAGGTGCGGGGCACTTCGCTCTTCGTTCGGCGCGACAAAGAGGATGACACGGTGCTGGTTTCGCCTCTGGAATTTCTGTCGTGA
- a CDS encoding DUF1501 domain-containing protein, with product MNPLLPHFNRRHFLATAGASSLAWLTPLGTALARAAEKERAPAKSVIVLWMGGGPSQLETFDPKSGTDIAAGTKAINTAAKGVQLAPGLEQLADQMQHVALVRSLWSKEGDHERGTYALKTGYRPDATVTHPSLGAIVCHDLPNKGVEIPRHVSIMPNEWPARGGVLGAQFDAFKVYDPKDSVPDVTPHVPPARFDQRLEDLKVVEEAFAKGRGKRVEATGHQDTMDRARKMMSSDQLKAFDVSRESAATRKEYDDTAFGRGCLAARRLIEVGVRCVEVTLAGWDSHANNHEITTRLKGELDPAFAALIRDLAKRDSLKDTIVLCVGEFGRTPQLNALGGRDHWPHNFTAALAGGGIKGGTVVGESDPAGGKEPADKRAAADLHATVLKALGIDWEKTFRSPIGRTFARSEGKPIGAILS from the coding sequence GTGAACCCGCTTCTTCCACACTTCAATCGCCGTCACTTCCTCGCGACCGCGGGCGCATCTTCCCTCGCATGGCTGACGCCGCTGGGTACGGCACTGGCTCGCGCTGCGGAGAAGGAACGGGCGCCCGCGAAGTCGGTCATCGTGCTGTGGATGGGCGGCGGGCCGAGTCAACTGGAGACATTCGACCCGAAGTCGGGAACGGACATCGCCGCTGGCACAAAAGCCATCAACACCGCTGCGAAGGGTGTGCAACTCGCGCCCGGCCTCGAACAACTTGCGGACCAGATGCAGCATGTTGCTCTGGTGCGGTCGCTCTGGAGCAAAGAGGGCGACCACGAGCGCGGCACCTACGCACTGAAGACCGGCTACCGCCCCGACGCGACCGTAACGCACCCGTCGCTCGGGGCGATCGTGTGTCACGACCTGCCCAACAAAGGCGTCGAAATCCCCCGGCACGTCTCCATCATGCCGAACGAGTGGCCCGCACGCGGAGGCGTACTCGGCGCGCAGTTCGATGCGTTCAAGGTGTACGATCCGAAGGACAGCGTGCCGGATGTGACGCCGCACGTTCCGCCGGCGCGCTTCGATCAGCGCCTCGAAGACCTGAAAGTGGTGGAAGAGGCGTTCGCGAAGGGACGCGGGAAGCGCGTCGAGGCGACCGGGCACCAAGACACGATGGACCGTGCCCGCAAGATGATGAGTTCGGACCAACTCAAAGCGTTCGACGTGTCGCGCGAGTCCGCGGCCACCCGCAAGGAATACGACGACACGGCGTTCGGTCGCGGGTGCTTGGCCGCCCGGCGGCTGATCGAAGTCGGCGTGCGGTGCGTCGAAGTCACGCTCGCGGGGTGGGACAGCCACGCGAACAATCACGAGATCACCACACGATTAAAGGGCGAACTCGATCCGGCGTTCGCGGCCCTGATCCGCGATCTCGCGAAGCGCGACTCACTGAAGGACACGATCGTGCTGTGCGTCGGCGAGTTCGGACGCACGCCGCAACTCAACGCGCTCGGGGGCCGCGACCACTGGCCGCACAACTTCACCGCGGCGCTGGCCGGAGGAGGCATTAAGGGCGGCACGGTGGTGGGCGAAAGCGACCCGGCCGGCGGAAAGGAACCCGCGGACAAGCGCGCTGCGGCCGACTTGCACGCGACCGTATTAAAAGCACTGGGCATCGACTGGGAGAAGACGTTCCGCAGCCCGATCGGGCGCACGTTCGCCCGCAGCGAGGGCAAGCCCATCGGCGCGATCCTCAGTTGA
- a CDS encoding glycosyltransferase family 25 protein, with the protein MHYLINLRKRPDRLAESLEECRRVGIQPIVWEATDGTTVPMPPDFKENAGALGCRLSHMSVLADVIAKGYEQVCVLEDDVTFVPNFQERLSAFLEEVPPDWQALMLGGQHASAPEQVSPGVVRCLSCHRTHAYMVRGEFINQLHSIFARSRGHVDWEWAHAQKDYRVYAPTAWLAGQRASKSDITNFDTHSTRWWQNRRPAVGRKAR; encoded by the coding sequence TTGCATTACCTAATAAATCTAAGAAAGCGACCAGACCGCTTGGCAGAATCACTCGAAGAGTGCCGACGGGTCGGAATCCAGCCCATCGTTTGGGAAGCCACCGACGGCACTACCGTACCGATGCCACCGGATTTCAAAGAGAACGCGGGTGCTCTCGGCTGCCGTCTGTCGCACATGTCGGTTCTGGCGGACGTAATTGCAAAGGGCTACGAGCAAGTTTGCGTGCTCGAAGACGACGTGACTTTCGTTCCTAACTTTCAGGAGCGACTTTCCGCGTTCCTCGAAGAAGTGCCACCGGATTGGCAAGCGCTCATGCTCGGAGGGCAGCACGCTTCCGCCCCTGAACAAGTCAGCCCCGGTGTGGTTCGCTGCCTGAGTTGCCACCGGACGCACGCTTACATGGTGCGGGGCGAGTTCATTAACCAACTCCATTCGATCTTCGCCCGTTCCCGTGGTCATGTCGATTGGGAATGGGCACACGCGCAAAAGGACTACCGGGTTTACGCTCCGACCGCTTGGTTAGCAGGGCAACGCGCAAGCAAATCAGACATCACGAATTTTGACACACACTCGACTCGCTGGTGGCAGAACCGCAGACCGGCAGTCGGAAGGAAGGCACGGTGA
- a CDS encoding DUF5131 family protein produces the protein MAQKTKIEWTEESWNPVRGCTKISPGCTHCYAASIAHRFKGVKGGAYEGGFKLRLVPEQLNEPLKWTRPKLVFVNSMSDLFHKDVPENYIKKVCWVMQKANCHTFQVLTKRSERLRDFLTENPEYAKLENVWWGVSVENKKHGLPRIDHLRAAPAATRFLSCEPLLEDLGKINLRGIHWVIAGGESGPGARPMEADWARSIRQQCEASGSDFFFKQWGGVRKAGTGRTLDGKIYDEMPPRIELPVLRLKERTRLKKELCVLE, from the coding sequence ATGGCTCAGAAGACTAAGATTGAATGGACTGAAGAGTCCTGGAATCCGGTAAGGGGCTGTACGAAAATTAGCCCCGGATGCACCCATTGTTACGCTGCGTCCATTGCCCACCGATTTAAGGGGGTAAAGGGCGGCGCCTACGAAGGCGGGTTCAAACTAAGACTTGTGCCAGAGCAACTGAACGAGCCGCTCAAATGGACCAGACCAAAATTAGTGTTTGTGAATTCGATGAGTGACCTGTTCCATAAGGATGTTCCTGAAAACTATATTAAGAAAGTTTGCTGGGTAATGCAGAAAGCAAATTGCCATACCTTTCAGGTGCTAACCAAGCGATCGGAACGACTTCGGGATTTTTTGACTGAGAACCCTGAATACGCGAAACTCGAAAATGTCTGGTGGGGGGTAAGTGTCGAGAACAAAAAGCACGGTCTACCGCGAATCGATCACCTCCGAGCAGCACCGGCAGCCACCAGATTCCTGTCTTGCGAACCACTTCTCGAAGACTTGGGCAAAATAAATTTAAGGGGCATCCACTGGGTAATCGCGGGTGGCGAGAGCGGACCGGGTGCGCGACCGATGGAAGCGGATTGGGCTAGATCGATCCGCCAACAGTGCGAAGCGAGCGGCTCGGATTTCTTTTTTAAGCAGTGGGGCGGGGTGAGAAAGGCAGGCACCGGGCGCACCCTCGACGGGAAGATTTACGACGAAATGCCTCCGCGTATTGAGTTGCCTGTTTTGCGACTGAAGGAACGAACGAGACTGAAAAAAGAGTTGTGCGTATTGGAGTGA